A stretch of the Pseudomonas sp. ACM7 genome encodes the following:
- a CDS encoding DUF3094 domain-containing protein, with translation MTSRLNPDDQKHVEEYLQLSQHRVERRPFRPWMLLVVVLAVTIGLGLLSRLISYLTL, from the coding sequence ATGACCAGCCGCCTGAACCCCGACGACCAAAAGCATGTCGAAGAGTACCTGCAACTGTCCCAGCACCGAGTCGAGCGCCGGCCTTTCCGGCCGTGGATGCTCCTGGTGGTGGTGTTGGCAGTGACCATTGGTTTAGGCCTGTTGAGCCGACTTATCAGTTACCTGACGCTATGA
- a CDS encoding MOSC domain-containing protein, with the protein MSPLQELIAEVPQTGRVRWIGVRPKSRSQMIELDAVEARLEAGLTGDHTRPGVRNARQVTLMQWEHLAVINSLMGRPADQPVLAQDLRRNIVVSGINLFSLKGRRFRIGQAIFETTGWCQPCARLENNLGPGTFQAVRGHGGITARVLQSGIIRLDDTVSVEPIPASGYAPFNVG; encoded by the coding sequence GTGAGTCCATTGCAGGAACTGATTGCCGAAGTGCCGCAAACGGGTCGCGTTCGTTGGATCGGCGTGCGGCCGAAATCACGTTCTCAAATGATCGAACTCGATGCCGTGGAGGCACGGCTTGAAGCCGGTTTGACCGGTGATCACACGCGTCCCGGCGTACGCAATGCGCGGCAGGTCACGCTGATGCAATGGGAGCATCTGGCGGTGATCAACTCACTGATGGGCCGCCCGGCGGATCAACCGGTGTTAGCGCAGGATTTGCGGCGCAACATCGTCGTCAGCGGCATCAATCTCTTCAGCCTCAAGGGCCGACGCTTCAGGATTGGCCAGGCGATTTTCGAAACCACCGGCTGGTGCCAACCCTGCGCCCGCCTCGAGAATAACCTCGGCCCCGGGACCTTTCAGGCCGTTCGCGGACATGGCGGAATCACCGCCCGGGTGTTACAAAGTGGAATCATTCGCCTGGACGATACGGTGAGCGTCGAGCCCATTCCTGCCAGCGGCTATGCTCCGTTCAATGTGGGCTAA